tttttattgaCGAGCCAAACTCAAACACACACACTACTCGATAAAGCTTGGCTTGTTTACAACCCTACCCGTATCCTTCCAACACTTCCAAAGATGTCACCCAATTGTAATCTGGTTTAATTGGAATCTTAGAGAGCCAGAATTTCTCAGTGGCACGATCAAAAGCAAGAATTGACTCCTTTTCCAACACATCTCGATCAGCAACTAACCAATGCAAAGCTCCATTTGAAGCCGTCGACTTTCGTGGGGGTCATCTCCTTGTTGGGCcgttgttcaattttttttccaagagTGTGATCTCATACTATATACCTTGACTTAAAACTCCATTACACGCTTGATTTCAGACCCCACTAAACGCTTCTCTATCATATAAAATTCTATAACCCTCAACAACTTACAGTCGTCATTATTTAGATCATGCGCAAAAGCTAAATTGGGAATCGTACCACCCGAAAAACCAGAAGGCTCCTCTATTGGTTCGATGGGTAATTTCCTGTACTTCCTGACCAATGGGTTCCAAATCGCGAACTCTTCGAGCCCACTACTAAGGCAAACCAAGCCGTCGCAATAGTCCAAGACGACCTAATCTTGTAGCGGCTGGTAAATTTCGACGGCCTTGCTGATTTTATTATCGTCGGGGAAAGTAGCGGAAAAGTAATTGAAGTGCATATAGGAATTACAGTAATCATGGGATAGTTCTCGAAGGATGAGGGTGCGGTCTCTGTTGGTCTCGATGGAGTGGTTAAGGTGCATCTTGATGAAATCTGAATCGATGATTAGAGCATACCATAGCTTGGAAACACAGAGGAAGCGTACAAGATCCTTGACCAGTAATCGAGCTAGAATATTGGTAACTAGCTCTTGCGGTAAATGCGACATGAAGGAGGTGGAGTTGGAGACAGAGACCACTGGTCGGTGCATTGTACAGGGAAGGGGTTTGTGGAAATGTCTGAAAAGAGTTAACTAGCTCATGAGAAATGGTGTGTAGAAGTTGGAATAAGACGATCGAACCTTTTACTCCTTGATCAGCAATGAAAGCTTATGTTTAAGCGAGTATGGTTTGCCGTTGGAATTTGGAAGACCTCCATGTGTCACTcgtatattttaaatatagacCGGAGATGAGCTTCTCCCAAGGTTACCTGAACAGGTCAAGGAGAGTGGAGAGGactgtaaatgaaccaagtcaATCATGAACAACTTAGGTTCGGCTTAATAAAATgcttgtttatgtttgtttgtttataaataagtcaaGTTTAAACCTTAATTTTAGGCTCGTTTAATAAATAAGCCGAgtccaagcaaaaaaaattgtttacgAATAAACTCATGAGCTATTAGACTTGATACACAACGATTCAAGCatagactcatttataagtttatatgtattaactaaatatactcattatacatatcttaataatgacatggccAACATGAGACTATTGCatatattaccttaattttttccttctctttaaATTGATCAAGAACCATTTTAGATTAtagttatatttaaaaataaataaataattaagtaggCCACATATGATTCTTCTCTATCAATCatctaaagtaaagttatgaaacatattaatattttctcatttataatagttacaaacatgtatttttctagttcttcaccatctaacgtgaatgtaaaaattgtattttgaacaattgctaaaactataaataaggaatgatgaatgagtgaatttaattatgtaaattattaatttgaataatagctaATCATAATAAAGACTAGATGCATAataaaatgagtatactattttatttttcttttttcctaattttattgatttaagcatttaatgatatattttttttagatttcaagctcaaaaacttgaccTAAGCTTGAGtatgagcttgatattaagccTGGGTTtgacttgactaattaatcaagctaGGCCAAGTCAAACTTAAGTTTTTTGGCTTTCCCACTAGCTCaagctcaaacactatttttaggtttgtcacaagctcaagccaagctcgagttttttatttttcctgatGAGCCAAGTTTGAACATGCACTACTTGACAAAGTTCGGCTCGTTTACAGCCCTATGGGGGTATGTTAGGAAAACAGAAAATATATAAGCGTTTGAGAAGGATAAAGTTTTCATTTAGACAACCAcagtattttcacaataaattataggtggttagttgttataggttcaaatttgaacctactattgaaattatattttttccccaataataacaatctCACAGTCAAgatgtggacatagcatttctccatctttttatttgatatgaattttgaaaatctaatggttggattgtttctttttctttttctttttgtaaactacatatttagttcCTATCCTTTACATgcactatatttcaatttgatccttaacttttcaattgtgtGCTAATTTGATCCTAACCTTTCAGCACTATGTCAATATAATCTCTGccattatcttttggatgaaaattgttAATGTGGCcaataaccaaaataaaattttagtttattgccACATTAATGGAAACTAATTCTTTATTTTAGCTATTAATCATGTCAATAATTTCTATCCGAGAGATAACAAtggggactaaattgacacgatatTGAAAAGTTACGGACCAAATCTATACAATTTAAAggttagaaaccaaattgacacaattgaaaggttagagaccaatttgaaatatgatgtaaaaAATAAGAACCAAATACATAATTAAacccttttttatatatttttaacatatatgttaaattttgttcaaatcggatcatatttattatttgatcaataaacttattttctatacataattttatactataaAAACTTAGAATTTAAAACATTTGATTAAAgatataactattgatctttgatctttttaAACAAGCataaatgatataataaaaatatacaatccaacagttaaattttgcaaaatttacatttaataaaaagatataggaaaattttaaagggtttctttttcaaactaGTTTAAAGAGACATTTTTCCAactgataaataaataaaacttgtgtaaaAGTCTTACAGCTAAAACTGAAGTTTAAAGTTGGGAAAGTAAAGTTAAAGTAGAAGTGGTTTTAAGACTACAAACTAGTATTCCATAACTTTTTGGCATAATTTTAATATGATCGACTGTGAGTTGTTGTCTATCACTTACACATGAATtcactatcatttttttttatcactcacACTCTACCACATCACAGTTGTGGCAAAGAAGTTGTGTAATTTTTGGTGGTATTAGATTTTTTCTTAAAGTAATGAAGTGAAGACAAAGGGTGGGGTTAACATGTAAATGAGTGAATAATGCTAATACCACACATAATTGTCAAAATGTGAGTCGTATTGTGAatcgattttttatttttatttttattttcttgtattgtGTATTGTATCGTGTATCGTAAGATACATAAACAcccaattaaaatataaatatacatatataaaaagtacattcattataaattatgaatatattcaattattgacaaattaaattattatttatgtaataatatttaacaaagcTAACTAAATAGTACCATGCTCAACCCATTATGGCCTATTATGATTCTATTACTTTACAACCAAATATATATTTGGatattaaagataaataataataatactagcCCAagccattataattatttaatcaaccTAATTACCATGGTAGTTCTTTTTGATACTATGTTGCTTTTGAGCATTTGTCAAAATTGAGTCGTACTGtgaatcttttatttatttatttatttttttttatatatcatgtattgtattgtataatGTATCGTAAAATACACAAGcatctaataaaattatacaaatacatatatacaatatatattcattataaattcataatatattcAAACAATGACCAATTTAATCAttacttatgtaataatattttgaaataataactaaataaatcaaattaacatatgtttataacatacacattcaaattgATTAGTCAAGGGCCTTGCAACTGAATTAATACCTCTATATGAACAAAGAGATTGGGGGTCTAGGGAGAGAAAGAGTTCCAACTACAGAGTTAGCatcatattgtaattatttaaaaaaaaaaaaaaccaaaattgattaaactcagaaatgataatatataatatatgagccaaaaaaataattttttttcattatcataATCAACTTCATCCAAGTCAATATTATTATCATGTTCATCATCTTGcaaaattatttcttcattgaCATTTTCTTCACCATCATCAACATTTATctcattaataatttttctttatatttccttTTGGCATTCGATCTTCTCAGGCttgtaacaataataataaattaaaaataattatattttcatttaatacattATTCATAACATAGAAAAGAAATATGCAATTATGAAAGTGAAGTGTCAAATGCCTAACTATGAGTGTACCATCCCAATTAACCAAGTATGAATaacttatatattaaaaaaaatgtctatagTTTTATAAATATGATCGGATTTGAACTTATAGCATTTGTCACACAATGAttgttatttataataaaatattaaaaccacaacaaatcaTGGTAGGATTTGATTTCAAGtcttttattcaacaataagtatttattagttgagttaattaaaacTCACAAAGTTTATAGATTCTTAAGGTTGCGTTTGGATActtgaatttggatttaaatttttggatacttgaatttggatttaaattttaaagtgatGGATTCTTAAGTAACTTAAGTTGATGGCCAGACTTGGTGAGGTTTATAGATTCTTAAGGTTATGTTTGGATACTTCAATTTGGATTCGAATTTTAAAGTGATGGATTCTTAAGTTACTTAAGTTGATGGCCAGACTTGGTGATCCGGGTAGTGACGAAATATGGGCATTGGATAAGCTGGGATTGTCTTCTGTACTTGTGGTAGGAGTTGAATTGGTAAGGAATTAAGTTGCTAGTGGCAGTGGCCAGTGGCCTCGAATATTGTACTCCTAAGTTCTTGGTCTCTCTCAGTCAATGGACCCGCAATTAACTTTTGTAATGGGCTACACCTGAATGGAAGCCTATTATGGGTCCTGAATTTGACCCTATCTCCCTggctttcttttaattaatcCTGTCCTTTTAGCAGAGCTCTCCAAGTATGCGAACTCACTGCATTTTTTGGGCTTGACGGAAGTCAGGGTTGCCCGGGGAAGTATCGTTGTTTCAGAACAGTTGCCAAAGTGATTTAGGCCCgtttgtttttcatcttaaactcacatttttacattttaaacaatattacacatatttctacactttttcacctgcacgtttttcagaaaattacaaaaaaactacaaaaatctcatctcaaactatttTACCAAACACTCCTACTGTTGTGTCCAAAATCACCATACTAGATTCGTCATAAAAGCTAGATTGGTGAGTTTTAGAGATCTTATTCCCAATCCTCCTTGAGATTTAGGTGTAGAGTGACACGTTTCCAGTGAGCAAGATGAAATCTTTTTATGTTTATATGCAAGATCTAAGACCAACACCAACCACACACAATCACTATGCTCATCTTCCAAATTCCATGACATGACACACGTTAGATCTAGAATTATCACTAATCACACACAAACACTTGTTTTCCCTTTCGATTCTACTTCCGATCTATTTCAAATAATGATGATGGCATGCTCTTGGATGTTATGACATATTGTTTGTATGGATGATTTGACATGATCAtcatcaaaacaaacacactTGAAAACAGGTGACTACTATAGAATGTACTGCCATAcatcaaataataaaacaatttgcAAATTTAATAGCTGCTGAATTGGAGTCAgtgagaaaataacaaaaaactcTCATTGGTGCTGCTTCCAAAGGCCTTAACAtctttacaacattttttttttaattttttttttcagcacatctttacaatttaaaattttattttcggCACATCTTTAACAACACTTGTAGCTTTTAAGGTAGGGGGAAAACTTAGCTCCTTACTACTAGAAATAGCCAGCTCATCAGCCTTCTATAGTCTCGTAAGCCATAACACAATTGTGTACACAGTTGCTATTAGGGCAGTTTTAACTCTAGCAACTTCAGCTTCTATGAATAGACCCTCCCATGGCAAAGTAAAAACCaaatttctatatttattttagagggaaaaaaaataaaaataaaaataaaaagctacaGCCATTCCCATTTCTCAAGGCAGcaagaaatcaaaatttccaaCCATCCATAAAATGTGAAACCAATGTGTTgttgaaacaagaaaaaatgcACAATTTTGGGACTATAATGCCTGCTACGGTTGAGACTCATAATTGATATATCAAGCATCattgaaatcaaatttgaaGCCTTCTGAAGTGGAAAAGCCAAAGAGTTGCAAAAACATGAAATATTGAACTTAGTCAGCTAAAGttaatctattttaaaaaaacaaatcagcAATGGTTCCAATACCTCACCTAGAGGTGTAAAAGAATGGAATATTCAACTTAGCCAGCTACAGTTTATCCATTAAAAATAACCAGCTATGGTTCCAATACCAACCAATAACCTCATCTTGGAGTTGTAATCAATAACTCCATGAGATGATTACGAAtcagatttatttattttttttataggaataaCTAATCAGATTTGGTGTTAGGGAATTGCAAACTCCATCAAAGAAAATAGTCTATAGAGACTTGTAGATACACGCCATACTATAAGTGAACAATTGATAGTCATTGAAATTCTTCCACCAGAGTACTCaacaattttcttataaaaccAAATGTTGCATCCAGTATGCTATAAAAATATGAGAGATATTGGCATGAGAAAGAAACACCaactacaaaaaattaaaattaatgaacATCCACCCTTTGAAGCATAAGACCCATGCTACAACAAGAAAGGAAATATAGTAAAAAATGCGACAATAGACATCAATAGCTTTCTAGAAATTGTTCAAGCTGAAAAGTCTATGAAATTGTTAACACATTttctattgttatttttaaggCTCCTCATATgtatacaaaaatatatataatcaaaagcTCAAAAAGGAACAAAGTATATACAAAAGCTCATTATCCCAATGATAAATATACACAAGAATTAATTAAAGAAACCTGATGCATTGAATGCAAAGTACCAGAAATACTATGTTACATTCTCTTCAATAAATTCTCCCAAATTATCTAAAAAGGCTTAATATAAATTTCCCAAAGCACTAATTTTATTGCAGGTTATTTTCCATGACTATAAGTCAGCACCATTATAATGACTTTAGGCCAACTAATTGCCATGATATTActcttaaagaaaaattatcagaAACATcactaaattttattatttagagaTTATCAAAATCAAAGTTGGCAAAATAAGACACGATCTTTAAAGGACAAAGACAAGCTAAGAAGAAATTATCTAAAACACCGCTTTTAATTGTTTTGATTAGGTAAGCAACTCATACTATATGGGATGCAGACCAATGACATCACCCACCACTCCCAATCTTAGAAGAGATGCCACTGGTCCAAAGGCCATTGGCCTAAGGCACCACCTTGAgcaaatattttcaataataaaaaaatcctcaCACTTTCCAAAAGttgaatagaaaaagaaaatttcttgagtcattcttcaaaattcttccaCCAACATAAGATAAACTGAAGGTTTCAAATCATCCCATTCAGGCACAAGAAGCTTACATGCCAGAGGCAAAGAACAACAAATAACATACTGATCAAGTCCATTACATACTTAACCTTGAGGAGCCAATCTAACATTATCAAAAAGTATCTATGGATATGATCTAAGAAGATAAATTCTCTGCAGACTTCCTTGTAAAACAATTATTTCAAAGTCACatgaaaaaagttgaaaatagcTAGGTACTTCATAACTTTATGTATCCATCTCATAACTTACCCTTTATTTGGATGAGTAAAGATAAAGGGTTACCCTTAAATTATTAATCTATAAGATAGTCAAATATGTCACACAGGACTTTCTGGAAAGTAACTCTCAACCTCATCAATCTTGCTCAATCTTGCTCAACTTCTCCCACAATGACTGAAAAAATAGCCCCCACATAGTCAATGACATGACTCTGGTGGATGTAAGGggttaatttaataattacataGAAttcaatcactttttttttttaatgctagaCATAATGAGTGATTTAATTTTCCACTGAAACTGACTGACTCATTTTCTTGTTTGGTTGTGGTTGTCACTTTCAGCTAAAAGAAGCACCAGAGCAAAGGCAGAGGCAGAGCCTCctcaaaaccaaacccaagCCATGGTAAGCTAATCTCTGCTATCCAGTTGATAATAAACATTAATAATGATACTTCAAATTTCGTGCCATTTATGAACAGTTTAGTGTAACTTATCAAAAAGTGAATTGTTCAGTGTAGCATTTAATTTTCCAGGTGATAAATTGATGCAGGCTACATTATAAATTCTCTTAAATAAAATGCTTTTTCCTCTTGATCTCTCCTCTAGTACTTCTCAAGCAGCTTTCTGGGCTACATCTCCACTAGAAATGTCACTAACAGACTAACTgcagagtatatatatataaaaccattTAGGATATCTACATTGATAGTTTGCCAGAAGAAAGGAAATGAAAGACCTAATTTGGCCCCAATCAAAACCATGGATAAACACTTATAAATTCATTTAGTTGACAGAACCTTGAATCCTAAAAAATCATTCACATTCCCTAGTTTATAAAACAGATACACTAAGATTTTAAGAAAGCAAACCAAACATAAATCTCAAGGCAGAGGCTACAAACTCATCTCCAAAGAAGAGAAGGCCTAAAAGTTGTTTCCTAAATACAATTAGTACTTACTCCATAAATCAAACTAAATATCAACACCAAAATTTGAGAAATCTAAGTCTGCATGCAATCATGTGCCACTAAAGTTGCTTAGTGACTGGCAAaacaattaatataatttaaatatagtaTTTCCACCAAACATTTAGGCATAATATGCCTACTCAGTTCAAGAGAGGTATGCAATCAACTATATTCTTCCATGAATAAACTTTCTCATATTATATATGCAACAATATGGGACTATTTAGTACATAAGTTCATAAGTTTCAATAATAACATTGACAAGATGAGAGAACAGCTAAATTATTAAGACAACGTGAATAATCCagcttcttttatatataacaaaaaacaattactaATTAACACAACAATCTCAATATCAAATATTACTTTTGAAAGATAAAGTTGATTCCACAATCACCTCTTTATCCTTCTTGCATTTCATTTTCTAATTCATCCACTGCTTTCAGCAACAGATTAAGACCCTCTGATGGACTAGCATTCCTGACAGAAATAAAGACCAACAAGTGTTAGAAACCGAGCCCCtacatgaaaattttctttcattagtaactaaattttattaaaacaaataggATGTCTAcacaaaattcttttaaaatattacatGATCAAAGATtgatattagaaaaaaaaattttgatgagaACCGTAGATTTGTCTTCAAAATATAATGCATACCACTCAAACAACAATCTAAAGTTATACaagaaaattcacaaaattcTTGCCATCATTCACAACTACCGCTTAACTAACACTTTTAACGAGAACCGTAGATAGGTCTTCAATTTAGTTATGCAATCAAATATTACGACATCaacagaaaatcaaacaaacaaaatcaatttcattaaactcCATTATTTTACCTCTGCCAAGGATCAATCACATTATCACCATCGAGAAGAAGAAGGCTCCCAATACAAGTTGCGGTCCTAAATGCATCAGGAAAACTCCAATTCTTAACCCTCTTGCCTTGTTTCTTTTCCATGTCATACCAAATAAGATTCTTGCTATATATCTTTTCTACGTTATGCTCGACAAGAGTTGCATTGTTTTTCCAGTGCTCCTCCAACAGAACCTTCTTGCCATTCTTGGAAAACATAAGAGGCTTGTAATACTCAAAAAGCTCAAAATCCCAATTCACTGCATCTCTCTCAATTTTATAAATCCGAGTCCACGAACTCTCAACCCCATATTCTTTCATGAACCAAACATCATTATACTCCTCGAAAACATTCACAAGAAAACAGAGGTATCCTCCTAACACTTCCAAACGAGTTTCCTGATTAAGATCTGGTGAAACCGGCGTTGTATAGAGCTTGAATTTCTCAGAGGCAAGGTCGAAGGCAAGAAGCGACTCCTTATCCAGCACACCATAATCAGCAACTAACCAATGCACAACTCCATCCAGAGACGCCGACTCCCAATGACATATGTCCTTGTTTGGCCATTGTTCTTCAACTTTTTTCCAACGCTGTGATTTAAGACTATATACCTTGATTTCTATTGGCAAGTCATTGTAATGAAAAAGTGCAAGCCTCAACACCTTATAGTCATCGTTCTGATGATCGCGACAGAATGCAAATTG
The sequence above is drawn from the Castanea sativa cultivar Marrone di Chiusa Pesio chromosome 5, ASM4071231v1 genome and encodes:
- the LOC142634275 gene encoding F-box protein CPR1-like: MSHSHIPPELITNILSHLPVKSLVRFLCVSRQWYDLISDSGFVKKQLNRSVETNRDRTVILLEHDGSHCGNGLCFNFDDDEDQFCNAVKIYPPLQHCDILDCCDGLVCLLKGREEVVIWNPLLRKYRKLPSEKPKGVTNFWFPQFAFCRDHQNDDYKVLRLALFHYNDLPIEIKVYSLKSQRWKKVEEQWPNKDICHWESASLDGVVHWLVADYGVLDKESLLAFDLASEKFKLYTTPVSPDLNQETRLEVLGGYLCFLVNVFEEYNDVWFMKEYGVESSWTRIYKIERDAVNWDFELFEYYKPLMFSKNGKKVLLEEHWKNNATLVEHNVEKIYSKNLIWYDMEKKQGKRVKNWSFPDAFRTATCIGSLLLLDGDNVIDPWQRNASPSEGLNLLLKAVDELENEMQEG